The following proteins are co-located in the Fuscovulum ytuae genome:
- a CDS encoding Gfo/Idh/MocA family oxidoreductase — MSSKKPVNIGLIGAGRIGSFHGESVQRRLVDANLVAIADPAPGAAARLAGMLEVDASYTDVAEMLAHPNLDAVIIATPARFHTNVLVQAAEAGKHVFCEKPMALTLEDADRGIAAAKAAGVALQVGFNRRWDQAFAEGRAAIDAGKVGTPQLLRSVIRDPGPFGADPAKVPLWTIFYETLIHDFDTLLWLNAGAKPVEVYAAADALVRPDARKDGFLDTAVVTIRFDNGSIAVAEANFCAMYGYDIRGEVFGSAGMVTMGDVRRSSMTLFGKDGVSNDTWRRDTDHFVHGYTAQLASFVRSIQSGTPVQGPTGQDARGALALALAAIESVKSKAPVRL, encoded by the coding sequence ATGTCCTCCAAGAAACCCGTGAACATCGGTCTGATCGGTGCTGGCCGCATCGGATCCTTCCATGGCGAAAGCGTCCAGCGCCGCCTGGTCGACGCGAACCTCGTGGCCATCGCCGACCCGGCACCGGGGGCCGCCGCCAGGCTGGCCGGCATGCTGGAGGTCGATGCCTCCTACACCGACGTGGCCGAGATGCTGGCACATCCGAACCTTGATGCAGTGATCATCGCCACCCCGGCGCGCTTCCACACCAACGTCCTCGTTCAGGCGGCCGAGGCCGGAAAGCACGTCTTCTGCGAAAAGCCGATGGCCCTGACGCTGGAAGACGCCGACCGCGGCATCGCAGCGGCCAAGGCCGCGGGCGTCGCGCTTCAGGTCGGCTTCAACCGGCGCTGGGACCAGGCGTTCGCCGAGGGCCGTGCTGCCATCGACGCAGGCAAGGTCGGCACTCCCCAGCTTCTTCGGTCGGTCATCCGCGACCCCGGCCCCTTCGGTGCCGATCCGGCGAAAGTCCCGCTCTGGACAATCTTTTACGAAACCCTGATCCACGATTTCGACACCCTTCTGTGGCTAAACGCCGGGGCGAAACCGGTCGAAGTCTATGCGGCCGCCGACGCCCTGGTGCGACCAGACGCCCGGAAGGATGGTTTCCTCGACACGGCCGTAGTGACGATCCGCTTCGACAACGGCTCCATCGCGGTGGCCGAGGCGAACTTCTGCGCGATGTATGGCTACGACATCCGGGGCGAAGTCTTCGGGTCGGCCGGCATGGTCACGATGGGCGATGTGCGGCGGTCGTCGATGACGCTTTTCGGCAAGGACGGCGTGTCCAATGACACCTGGCGGCGTGACACGGATCACTTCGTCCACGGTTACACGGCCCAGCTTGCGTCCTTCGTCCGCTCGATCCAGTCCGGGACGCCCGTGCAGGGACCGACCGGGCAGGACGCCCGTGGCGCCTTGGCCTTGGCACTGGCCGCCATCGAAAGCGTCAAGTCCAAGGCTCCGGTGCGCCTGTGA
- the iolE gene encoding myo-inosose-2 dehydratase — MLRLGVSPLSWVNEVLPDLGVGTSAETILTEARAAGFEGVELSRVFPRDPADLAALLTGNGLSLVSGWHSGLLADRSVDEELGAVRDHARLLKACGASVMVYGECGRMPADALDIPMSRRGRLEAGEWAAYGDRLTRFADALFAEHGLRLAYHHHLMMVAETKAEVQSVMENSGPSVGLLLDTGHAYAGGFDYTVLIDAYGDRIAHIHLKDVRPDVLDRIRTADLSFNAGVRAGMFTIPGDGAVDFAPLARFLASGRYQGWLMVEAEQDPALAPPAQTIARAYDFVSRSIMPALAA; from the coding sequence ATGCTGCGCCTTGGTGTCAGCCCGTTGTCCTGGGTGAATGAGGTGCTGCCCGACCTCGGCGTGGGCACCTCGGCGGAAACCATCCTCACCGAGGCCAGGGCCGCAGGCTTCGAAGGCGTGGAACTGTCGCGCGTCTTCCCCCGGGATCCGGCGGACCTTGCGGCCTTGCTGACGGGGAACGGGCTGTCACTCGTATCCGGCTGGCATTCCGGCTTACTCGCCGACCGCTCCGTGGACGAGGAATTGGGCGCCGTGCGTGACCACGCCCGGCTTCTGAAAGCCTGCGGTGCCAGCGTCATGGTCTATGGCGAATGCGGCCGGATGCCCGCCGACGCGCTGGACATCCCGATGTCCCGGCGCGGTCGTCTTGAAGCTGGGGAATGGGCCGCCTACGGTGACCGCCTCACCCGCTTTGCCGATGCGCTCTTCGCCGAGCACGGGCTCCGCCTCGCCTATCATCACCACCTCATGATGGTCGCCGAGACAAAAGCCGAAGTGCAATCGGTGATGGAGAACTCCGGACCCTCAGTCGGGCTTCTTCTGGATACGGGCCACGCCTACGCCGGCGGGTTCGACTACACCGTCCTGATCGATGCCTACGGCGATCGCATCGCGCATATCCACCTCAAGGACGTAAGGCCTGATGTGCTGGACCGCATACGCACCGCGGACCTGTCCTTCAATGCCGGCGTCCGGGCGGGGATGTTCACGATTCCCGGCGACGGCGCCGTCGACTTCGCGCCCCTCGCGCGCTTCCTCGCGTCCGGACGCTACCAAGGCTGGCTCATGGTCGAAGCCGAGCAAGACCCGGCTCTTGCCCCACCTGCGCAGACCATTGCGCGGGCCTACGACTTCGTCTCCCGTTCTATCATGCCGGCCCTGGCCGCCTGA
- a CDS encoding TIM barrel protein — protein MSHFPLAACAEMLWRDKPIEWRASRLKEMGFGVGLWNWPAHDLAALEKTGATFTIMNGYLQGRLTDAEGCETLLASVKETAKVGKRLGVHRLNLHGTGLGDMGIPIPQIGAFAPGMEQRARDTLHRICDLAESEGQVFTLENLNPIDHPGCPFGSTAAVLGLVSAVNRPQLRINLDLYHTQIGEGDLIRWCEACLPWIGEVQVADNPGRCEPGTGEINFAGVAKALTEMGYSGPVGMEAWASGDAEVALEAFRGSFTI, from the coding sequence ATGTCGCACTTCCCCCTCGCCGCCTGTGCCGAAATGCTCTGGCGCGACAAACCGATCGAATGGCGCGCAAGCCGCCTGAAGGAGATGGGCTTTGGTGTCGGTCTCTGGAACTGGCCGGCGCATGACCTTGCCGCGCTGGAGAAGACCGGCGCAACCTTCACCATCATGAACGGCTACCTGCAGGGCCGCCTGACCGATGCCGAGGGGTGCGAGACGCTGCTCGCCTCGGTGAAGGAGACGGCGAAGGTGGGCAAGCGCCTTGGCGTCCACCGCCTGAACCTGCACGGCACGGGTCTTGGCGACATGGGAATCCCGATCCCGCAAATCGGCGCCTTCGCCCCCGGCATGGAGCAGCGGGCCCGAGACACGCTTCACCGCATCTGCGACCTGGCCGAGTCCGAGGGCCAGGTCTTCACGCTGGAGAACCTGAACCCCATCGACCACCCCGGCTGCCCTTTTGGGTCGACTGCGGCGGTGCTGGGTCTGGTTTCCGCGGTTAACCGCCCGCAACTTCGCATCAACTTGGACCTCTATCATACTCAGATCGGCGAGGGCGACCTAATCCGCTGGTGCGAGGCGTGTCTGCCGTGGATCGGCGAGGTCCAAGTCGCCGACAACCCCGGCCGCTGCGAACCGGGGACAGGCGAGATCAACTTTGCTGGTGTTGCAAAAGCCCTCACCGAAATGGGCTATTCAGGCCCCGTCGGTATGGAGGCTTGGGCTTCGGGTGATGCGGAGGTGGCGCTTGAGGCATTTCGAGGATCGTTCACGATCTGA
- a CDS encoding bactofilin family protein encodes MAAAQTHFFADHSPARCPFVSHLVQSVGMMLSRGSTKMKTPNGDLDLDRWPDPAGAKALRTVFAQDLVVEGDATSSGPIEVQGNVVGSLRAPEISVAGSGRVEGSVVAHDLVVLGAVSGRVSARNVQLAPSAVVQADVIHERIAIEAGAELEGRLQRRA; translated from the coding sequence GTGGCGGCGGCCCAGACGCACTTTTTCGCCGATCACAGCCCTGCGCGTTGCCCTTTCGTTTCGCATCTGGTCCAGTCTGTCGGCATGATGTTGAGCCGAGGCAGCACCAAGATGAAGACCCCAAATGGCGACCTCGACCTCGACCGTTGGCCGGATCCGGCCGGCGCAAAGGCCCTCCGCACTGTTTTCGCGCAGGACCTTGTCGTCGAAGGCGATGCCACCTCCAGTGGACCGATCGAGGTCCAAGGCAACGTAGTTGGCTCACTGCGTGCGCCGGAGATCTCAGTGGCTGGTTCAGGTCGTGTTGAAGGTTCCGTCGTCGCCCACGACCTCGTCGTGCTTGGGGCGGTTTCCGGCAGGGTCTCGGCGCGAAACGTTCAGCTCGCGCCGAGTGCAGTCGTGCAGGCCGATGTTATCCATGAGCGGATCGCCATCGAGGCCGGAGCCGAGCTTGAAGGCAGGCTTCAGCGTAGGGCCTGA
- a CDS encoding WGR domain-containing protein: MALAHLHRINSEANMARFYCIDVAATLFGDVSVLRTWGRIGTHGRTSIETCASIEEAERAASQTLRHKMRRGYLPTGQMLPPDLAE; encoded by the coding sequence ATGGCTCTGGCACATCTGCATCGCATCAACTCTGAGGCTAACATGGCGCGGTTCTACTGCATCGATGTTGCGGCGACACTGTTCGGCGACGTCTCCGTCTTGCGAACCTGGGGCCGGATCGGGACCCACGGCCGGACAAGCATCGAAACCTGTGCTTCCATTGAAGAAGCGGAGAGGGCGGCATCCCAGACACTCCGACATAAGATGCGGCGGGGCTATCTGCCGACCGGCCAGATGCTGCCGCCAGACCTTGCGGAGTGA
- a CDS encoding ParA family protein: MQVISIVQTKGGSGKTTTAMLLASAALNLGRRVTLIDGDVNAQLGRWRDSFELATWEGAPKPDWPESLAILSPPESVEGLLSLLEAEESRGVDLVVIDTRPGTHTDTEDFCLISDLVLIPARPVYAEWEMTHRAVLWMDDLRASIAEGERFPAVRVLVMDAGPKIIDAATREGGMAQLPKRDQDVLQEILRLDHLDVIVPHSRILEQLGYHGPLGPAARANAKAPGGRLLADAITRQLEVAELVLTGIDEVIPA; the protein is encoded by the coding sequence ATGCAAGTCATTTCCATCGTGCAGACTAAGGGTGGCTCGGGCAAGACCACGACCGCCATGCTTCTCGCATCTGCAGCACTGAACCTCGGGCGTCGCGTCACCCTGATCGATGGCGACGTGAATGCCCAACTCGGCCGCTGGCGCGACAGTTTCGAACTGGCCACCTGGGAGGGGGCGCCGAAGCCCGACTGGCCAGAGAGCCTCGCGATCCTGTCACCGCCCGAGAGCGTCGAAGGGCTTCTGTCGCTCCTCGAGGCTGAGGAATCGCGTGGCGTCGATCTCGTCGTGATCGACACCCGGCCGGGCACCCACACCGACACTGAGGACTTCTGTCTGATCTCCGACCTGGTGCTGATCCCTGCGCGCCCCGTCTATGCCGAATGGGAAATGACCCATCGTGCCGTCCTCTGGATGGACGACCTCCGTGCCTCGATTGCTGAAGGTGAGCGCTTCCCGGCGGTCCGGGTCCTCGTCATGGACGCGGGGCCGAAGATCATCGACGCCGCAACCCGGGAAGGGGGAATGGCGCAACTGCCGAAACGTGACCAAGACGTGCTGCAGGAAATCCTGCGTCTCGACCATCTCGATGTGATCGTCCCGCATTCGCGGATCCTCGAACAGTTGGGCTACCACGGCCCCCTCGGACCGGCAGCCCGCGCCAACGCCAAGGCACCCGGCGGTCGGTTGCTGGCGGACGCCATCACCCGCCAGCTTGAAGTCGCGGAACTCGTCCTGACGGGGATCGACGAGGTGATCCCTGCATGA
- a CDS encoding plasmid mobilization protein — MPRSRLTSAETTAITARLLAGESVAAVARSMGRSRQALSRIKGSLDRKEVRRLSVKLNIRITEDEHAAFQAVAEASGLTVSEAVRHLVRQASDRLAIQADELDAIAAARRELSAVGNNLNQIARLGAVGRLTWNARDAALVRKVGARVDDLVEEVVHLLSSLRAKQGLGDQVSTFAPAADTSAEAPK; from the coding sequence ATGCCACGCTCACGCCTGACCTCTGCCGAGACTACCGCCATCACGGCGCGGCTCCTCGCTGGCGAGAGCGTCGCGGCCGTGGCGAGGTCTATGGGCCGTTCCCGCCAGGCGCTGTCACGGATCAAGGGCAGCCTTGATCGGAAAGAGGTGCGGCGGCTTTCGGTGAAGCTCAACATCCGCATCACGGAAGACGAGCATGCAGCCTTTCAGGCGGTTGCCGAGGCAAGCGGTCTGACGGTCTCCGAGGCAGTCCGGCATCTGGTCAGACAGGCAAGCGATCGTCTGGCCATCCAGGCAGACGAGCTTGATGCCATCGCTGCAGCAAGGCGGGAGTTGTCGGCCGTCGGCAACAACCTCAACCAGATCGCTCGTCTGGGGGCGGTCGGTCGTCTGACCTGGAATGCCCGCGATGCCGCCCTGGTGCGCAAGGTCGGAGCGCGGGTCGATGACCTTGTAGAAGAGGTTGTCCATCTTCTCTCGTCGCTTCGGGCCAAGCAGGGACTTGGTGATCAAGTCTCTACTTTCGCTCCTGCTGCCGACACTTCTGCCGAGGCGCCGAAATGA
- a CDS encoding relaxase/mobilization nuclease domain-containing protein translates to MTRSPSVEDLVLGHVLDDRRRGRGGGDGAASRLGTRKERQTRALLRNAGGPRGWQSVVKRIAGGSARTPQELKRLLDYVAREEGVQITWCNLAGYERDFDPERTGRTADIWSSTWTGAPRRGHADHIVLSFPRGVDAERAEVIAREWGQAVFGSGEYGDVWRYVAALHKDTDHLHAHFVVDKHGIEEGRFLSICRHAALNFDVMRELHAEISQSHGLNILASSRLSRGIIENPPRQSELRASREGGKATPPPPPPLSDGERSRRLAALQGFAREYETLGELAGLAAETGTEASASSYFSRLARALGASAAALRQGVPLMPDHSLHAEGDPAARVEAARSEMVASATEAWEAIRAMEPSVERVDLERSFAEQARASLKLAPDSIFLAEHAQLADRNTDPYHNPTLASLARLEQGQTEGVSLDEGLRATLAHVREEIGERLTALFSIREDELRIAGTSVEEMVARFSLAERSEGQRASWITEQPNTMQKVFWMETERALGQEVRAEVVAFNFAPELTEAFARDQLLTADRNMKLSEVPALEAIVDRLHDTLKPEDLDRVRSGDLAPLNEQVRDPALRAAVAHELKNEGDLGQSGEVGPWADLARAQHRAAELGQRDRTVERDTGHEL, encoded by the coding sequence ATGACCCGGTCACCTTCCGTCGAAGATCTGGTTCTCGGTCATGTTCTCGACGATCGGCGTCGGGGGCGCGGCGGTGGTGACGGTGCCGCGTCCCGTCTCGGCACGCGGAAGGAACGTCAGACCCGGGCACTTCTGCGAAACGCTGGTGGACCACGCGGTTGGCAGTCGGTCGTCAAACGTATTGCCGGCGGCAGCGCCCGAACGCCACAGGAGCTGAAGCGCCTTCTCGACTACGTGGCTCGGGAAGAGGGGGTGCAGATCACCTGGTGTAATCTGGCGGGCTACGAGCGCGACTTCGATCCTGAGCGAACGGGCCGCACGGCGGACATCTGGTCTTCGACCTGGACCGGTGCACCGCGCCGGGGACACGCCGATCACATCGTTCTTAGTTTCCCGCGCGGGGTGGACGCCGAGCGCGCCGAGGTCATCGCCCGGGAATGGGGGCAGGCCGTGTTCGGTTCTGGTGAGTATGGGGATGTCTGGCGCTACGTGGCTGCCCTGCACAAGGACACCGACCATCTGCATGCGCATTTCGTGGTCGACAAGCATGGCATCGAGGAAGGTCGCTTCCTGTCGATCTGTCGCCACGCCGCACTGAACTTCGATGTGATGCGCGAGCTTCACGCCGAGATCAGCCAGTCGCATGGGCTGAACATCCTCGCCTCATCGCGCCTGTCGCGTGGCATCATCGAGAACCCACCGCGCCAATCCGAGTTGCGTGCCTCGCGAGAGGGTGGGAAGGCCACACCCCCTCCGCCGCCGCCTCTGTCCGACGGGGAGCGGAGCCGACGGCTTGCAGCGCTACAGGGCTTTGCCCGCGAATATGAAACCCTCGGCGAGCTCGCCGGTCTCGCCGCTGAAACCGGCACCGAGGCGAGCGCTTCTTCCTACTTTTCCCGGCTGGCCCGGGCGCTTGGCGCGTCTGCCGCCGCACTCAGACAAGGAGTTCCTCTTATGCCCGATCACTCGCTTCATGCCGAAGGCGACCCCGCCGCGCGGGTTGAGGCTGCGCGCAGCGAGATGGTCGCTTCGGCCACCGAGGCTTGGGAGGCGATCCGTGCCATGGAACCCTCGGTCGAGCGGGTTGACCTTGAACGAAGCTTTGCCGAGCAGGCGCGCGCCTCCCTGAAGCTCGCGCCAGACAGCATCTTCTTGGCAGAGCATGCGCAACTCGCCGATCGGAACACCGATCCCTACCACAACCCGACCCTCGCCTCGCTTGCGCGGCTGGAGCAGGGTCAGACCGAGGGCGTTTCTCTCGATGAAGGTCTACGCGCGACCCTTGCTCATGTTCGGGAAGAGATCGGCGAACGGCTGACGGCGCTCTTCTCGATCCGGGAAGACGAGCTTCGCATAGCGGGCACGTCCGTCGAGGAAATGGTCGCCCGCTTCAGTTTGGCCGAGCGCAGTGAGGGCCAGCGGGCGAGCTGGATCACTGAGCAGCCGAATACGATGCAAAAGGTGTTCTGGATGGAAACGGAACGCGCGCTCGGTCAGGAGGTTCGGGCAGAAGTCGTCGCCTTCAACTTTGCACCGGAACTGACCGAGGCCTTCGCGCGCGACCAGTTGCTCACCGCCGATCGCAATATGAAGCTCTCGGAGGTGCCCGCGTTGGAAGCCATCGTTGATCGCCTGCACGACACCCTGAAACCCGAAGATCTCGACCGCGTTCGGTCCGGCGATCTCGCCCCGCTCAACGAGCAGGTCCGAGATCCAGCACTTCGGGCCGCCGTCGCGCATGAACTGAAGAACGAAGGTGACCTCGGTCAATCGGGTGAGGTCGGACCTTGGGCAGATCTGGCACGGGCGCAGCATCGTGCCGCCGAACTGGGGCAGCGCGATCGCACCGTCGAACGCGATACCGGTCACGAACTCTGA
- a CDS encoding type IV secretory system conjugative DNA transfer family protein: MLSNLETAWRYPLALLLGLLTGLYIGGMLATIYVITAFRESLDTLSPMGPWFLRYAWADLAARPSVLQGALIITGAVTVALTLVGLAGVHRGRLNQYDDAHFQSRRELKSNRMVGTLDQNGFIFGKLGLPKSDAPFVMAPPDRFPHAMMIAPTGRGKGVGFVIPNLLHFSGSAIILDVKGENFAKTSIHRKHGLKNSIWYFSPFDEDRGSHRFNPLARIAALPSAGRQYTALNSMADLFLIPEGESAQSFFNAGKRLFIASCLYAIEQRRPTLGFAGEIMAGGGDKKKSYTAIAETTNIPIVSRTFLEMADVPEKTLGAYVSVIQGSGLELWNDPAVDRVTSASDFDFSTFRRDPQSLYIVVQPEHLKTLAPLVRLLFADAIASLQRREPGPDESHAVMFLMDEFDQLGRQPLVLSSIKTIRSFGGRFFIISQTIPGLDDIYGETGRRSLQGGAGVQIYMTPQDDRTAEVLSNALGRSTITAVTESQSRVRALEDSANVSRCSEERPLISANEVLRFPLDEVLVLPEGQYPIRARHIRYYEDRHFGPIDRARKGKALPTIQGGGADRRLAPVGKLSGLTASAGPAGTEVFVEAARVFQEIAKSARRTRKVPARV, encoded by the coding sequence ATGCTTTCGAACCTCGAGACCGCCTGGCGGTATCCGCTGGCGCTGCTCCTTGGCCTCCTGACCGGTCTCTACATCGGTGGCATGCTGGCGACGATCTACGTGATCACTGCCTTCCGGGAGAGCCTCGATACGCTTAGCCCGATGGGCCCCTGGTTCCTTCGCTACGCCTGGGCCGACCTCGCCGCGCGGCCTTCGGTCCTGCAGGGTGCACTGATCATCACCGGTGCCGTGACCGTCGCCTTGACGCTTGTCGGACTTGCCGGAGTGCATCGCGGGCGGCTGAACCAATATGACGATGCGCATTTCCAGTCGCGCCGCGAGTTGAAGAGCAACCGCATGGTCGGAACCCTCGATCAGAACGGCTTCATCTTTGGCAAGCTCGGCCTCCCGAAATCCGACGCGCCCTTCGTGATGGCACCGCCCGACCGCTTCCCGCATGCAATGATGATCGCGCCTACGGGCCGAGGGAAAGGCGTGGGCTTCGTCATCCCGAACCTCCTACACTTCTCGGGATCAGCGATCATCCTCGACGTGAAGGGCGAGAACTTCGCCAAGACCTCGATTCATCGCAAGCACGGGCTGAAGAACAGCATCTGGTACTTCTCGCCCTTCGATGAGGACCGTGGTTCGCACCGGTTCAACCCGCTTGCCCGGATCGCCGCCCTGCCCTCTGCCGGGCGTCAGTACACCGCGCTGAACTCGATGGCCGATCTCTTCCTCATCCCGGAAGGCGAAAGCGCCCAGAGCTTCTTCAATGCCGGCAAGCGGCTCTTCATCGCCTCGTGCCTCTACGCCATCGAACAGCGCCGCCCGACCTTGGGCTTTGCCGGTGAAATCATGGCCGGGGGTGGTGACAAGAAGAAGAGCTACACGGCCATCGCCGAGACCACGAACATCCCGATCGTCTCCCGCACCTTCCTCGAGATGGCCGACGTCCCGGAAAAGACCCTCGGGGCCTATGTGTCCGTCATCCAGGGATCCGGTCTGGAACTCTGGAATGACCCGGCCGTGGACCGGGTGACCTCTGCCAGCGACTTCGACTTCTCGACCTTCCGCCGCGATCCCCAAAGCCTCTACATCGTCGTCCAACCCGAGCACCTGAAAACCCTCGCCCCCCTCGTCCGTCTCCTTTTCGCGGATGCCATCGCGTCCCTCCAACGCCGCGAGCCTGGGCCGGACGAATCCCATGCGGTCATGTTCCTGATGGACGAGTTCGACCAGCTCGGCCGCCAGCCTTTGGTGCTCTCTTCCATCAAGACCATCCGCAGTTTCGGCGGCCGGTTCTTCATCATCTCCCAGACCATCCCTGGTCTCGATGACATCTATGGCGAAACTGGACGGAGGTCCCTGCAGGGCGGGGCTGGTGTGCAGATCTACATGACACCGCAGGATGACCGGACGGCCGAGGTGCTGTCGAATGCCTTGGGGCGCTCCACCATCACCGCCGTGACCGAAAGCCAGTCGCGGGTACGGGCGTTGGAGGACAGTGCCAATGTCAGCCGGTGTTCCGAGGAGCGGCCGCTGATCTCGGCGAACGAGGTGCTGCGGTTTCCGTTGGATGAGGTGCTAGTGCTGCCCGAGGGACAGTATCCGATCCGGGCGCGTCACATCCGTTACTACGAGGATCGGCATTTTGGGCCGATTGATCGGGCGCGGAAGGGGAAAGCGTTGCCGACAATACAAGGGGGCGGGGCGGATCGTAGGCTAGCGCCTGTCGGGAAGCTGTCAGGGTTGACTGCGTCCGCTGGACCTGCGGGCACCGAGGTCTTCGTAGAAGCGGCACGGGTGTTTCAGGAAATTGCGAAGAGCGCCAGGCGGACACGGAAAGTGCCGGCTCGGGTCTAA
- a CDS encoding NAD(P)/FAD-dependent oxidoreductase: protein MAISDPESHLPFRHFRIRIYFNGYNMDLVMSQKFDVAIIGAGLLGIASAFYLARSTPSCRIILIDAGDPLALTSAQSGNNYRNWWPQPTMVGFMNRSITLMERIAKETDNRIALTRRGYLLASRSADISAQHGQLTAVFGAAGGPAIRVHTTPDSAGYQPPVFPDWKSAPDGFDFLTDQQAIRQHFPSLSHEVRSVLHVRRAGDVSGQQLGQFMLEDCRARGVRFQRGTVQGIDSGRHYDLAVETAEGTIKVGAERILNAAGPFASHIASLVGVSLPLANVPQQKVAFPDPAGAIPRDLPFTIDIDPQHIDWTDEERDLLLSDPDSARFASRMPGAIHCRPEGGDHGNWVKLGWAYNSYAAPACRSLNLDPRFPEIVLRGAARLHPALKVYYGKLPRQMVHYGGFYTKTSDNWPLIGPMGAPDAFMVCGLSGHGTMAACTSGELAASWLNGCPLPEWAGHFLLDRFEKAEPRVLGEEGLL, encoded by the coding sequence ATGGCGATCTCCGATCCTGAGTCACACTTGCCGTTTCGCCATTTTCGTATACGAATTTATTTTAACGGATACAATATGGATCTCGTGATGAGCCAGAAATTCGATGTCGCCATCATCGGTGCGGGGCTGCTGGGAATTGCATCGGCCTTCTATCTTGCCCGAAGCACGCCCTCTTGCCGGATCATCCTCATCGACGCGGGCGATCCTCTTGCGCTCACATCGGCGCAGTCCGGCAACAACTATCGCAACTGGTGGCCGCAGCCGACGATGGTCGGCTTCATGAACCGCTCGATCACGCTGATGGAGCGGATCGCCAAGGAAACCGACAACCGGATCGCGCTGACACGGAGGGGGTATCTTCTGGCCTCGCGCAGCGCCGACATCTCTGCCCAGCATGGCCAGTTGACGGCTGTCTTCGGTGCCGCTGGCGGGCCTGCAATCCGGGTCCACACCACACCGGATAGCGCGGGCTACCAACCGCCCGTCTTTCCCGACTGGAAAAGCGCACCCGACGGCTTCGACTTCCTGACCGATCAGCAGGCGATCCGCCAGCACTTCCCCTCCCTGTCCCATGAGGTCCGGTCCGTCCTCCATGTACGTCGCGCGGGTGACGTTTCGGGGCAGCAACTGGGCCAGTTCATGCTGGAGGATTGCCGGGCCAGAGGCGTGCGGTTCCAACGGGGCACTGTCCAAGGAATAGACAGCGGCCGACATTACGATCTCGCCGTCGAGACAGCCGAAGGGACGATAAAGGTCGGGGCGGAAAGGATCCTGAACGCCGCCGGTCCTTTCGCCAGCCACATCGCGTCACTGGTCGGGGTCAGCCTGCCGCTTGCGAATGTTCCGCAGCAAAAGGTCGCGTTCCCCGATCCTGCCGGGGCCATTCCCCGCGATCTTCCGTTCACGATCGACATCGACCCCCAGCACATCGACTGGACGGACGAAGAGCGGGATCTGCTGTTGTCAGATCCCGACTCGGCACGTTTCGCATCGCGGATGCCAGGGGCCATCCATTGCAGGCCCGAAGGCGGCGATCACGGCAATTGGGTGAAATTGGGCTGGGCATACAATTCGTACGCCGCGCCGGCTTGCCGGTCGCTGAACCTTGACCCGCGGTTTCCGGAAATCGTCCTGCGCGGCGCTGCACGTCTGCATCCTGCGTTGAAAGTCTATTACGGCAAATTGCCCCGTCAGATGGTCCATTACGGTGGCTTCTATACGAAGACCTCCGACAACTGGCCCCTCATCGGTCCCATGGGTGCGCCGGACGCTTTCATGGTTTGCGGACTTTCTGGCCATGGCACCATGGCCGCCTGCACCAGCGGAGAGCTGGCGGCGTCTTGGTTGAATGGCTGCCCACTCCCCGAATGGGCCGGCCATTTCTTGCTTGATCGTTTTGAAAAAGCCGAGCCCAGGGTGCTCGGGGAGGAGGGTCTTCTCTGA